From one Haloferax marinisediminis genomic stretch:
- a CDS encoding putative ATP-dependent zinc protease gives MSTNNNEEVRVGVLSLHNSKETKAILNAVEDLGHEPVWLRRENAEINIEDGEVTVEPEVDIIANRLLLSNTEEPAELLGLATTFNRIRPMLNEPDAVLAAIHKFATAATLANWNIKVPDALLALSNDRLNKGRGRFGDVAVYKSAIGTHGGGTWKVDLTEPVNPKVGNRQAFLQKLIDHDDQRHRDLRVYIVDGKIVGAMYRYAPEGDWRTNVALGGDVLNATDEMPEEARETALYTAEVMEMDYVGVDLVESDDGWYVLEANPTAGFKGLYEATGKSPAPYIAKLAIERAGGEVDEKRVEELSATLDDSVPSCAPAESPIFDGEAPIIGYIEEVVVNGTKGSQQTLAKSDTGATRTSIDTSLAAEIGAGPIKSMTRVKSGSVKRGKARPVVDLVIGIGGTQHTVTASVEDRSHMDYPLLLGRDILEHYRVDVRRRSNADRDDEDDEEEERLEE, from the coding sequence ATGTCCACCAACAACAACGAGGAAGTACGTGTTGGCGTTCTTTCACTCCACAACAGCAAGGAGACGAAAGCAATTTTGAACGCAGTTGAGGACCTCGGCCACGAGCCCGTGTGGCTCCGACGTGAGAACGCCGAGATCAACATCGAAGACGGTGAGGTGACAGTCGAGCCTGAGGTGGACATCATCGCGAATCGACTTCTCCTTTCCAACACAGAGGAACCCGCCGAACTCCTCGGCCTCGCGACGACGTTCAACCGCATCCGGCCGATGCTCAACGAACCGGACGCGGTTCTCGCCGCGATTCACAAGTTCGCGACGGCCGCGACGCTCGCGAACTGGAACATCAAGGTCCCAGACGCGCTGCTGGCACTCTCGAACGACCGACTCAACAAGGGTCGAGGGCGCTTTGGCGACGTGGCTGTCTACAAGTCCGCAATCGGTACCCACGGCGGTGGGACGTGGAAGGTCGACCTGACCGAACCTGTGAACCCGAAGGTCGGGAACCGACAGGCGTTCCTCCAGAAACTCATCGACCACGACGACCAGCGACACCGAGACCTGCGTGTCTACATCGTCGACGGGAAAATCGTGGGTGCGATGTACCGCTACGCACCGGAAGGCGACTGGCGGACCAACGTCGCGCTCGGCGGCGACGTCCTCAACGCGACGGACGAGATGCCCGAAGAAGCCCGCGAGACCGCACTGTACACCGCCGAAGTGATGGAGATGGACTACGTCGGCGTCGACCTCGTCGAAAGCGACGACGGCTGGTACGTCCTCGAAGCCAACCCGACCGCTGGGTTCAAGGGTCTCTACGAGGCGACGGGCAAGAGCCCCGCGCCGTACATCGCCAAACTCGCTATCGAGCGCGCTGGCGGCGAAGTCGACGAGAAGCGCGTCGAAGAACTCTCGGCGACGCTCGACGACTCCGTTCCGTCCTGCGCACCTGCCGAATCGCCCATCTTCGACGGTGAGGCACCCATCATCGGCTACATCGAGGAAGTCGTCGTCAACGGGACGAAGGGCTCACAGCAGACCCTCGCCAAGTCGGACACGGGTGCGACCCGGACCAGTATCGACACGAGCCTCGCCGCCGAAATCGGTGCCGGCCCCATCAAGAGCATGACGCGCGTGAAGTCCGGCAGCGTCAAGCGCGGGAAGGCCCGCCCGGTCGTCGACCTCGTCATCGGTATCGGCGGAACCCAGCACACGGTGACTGCCAGCGTCGAAGACC